In Rutidosis leptorrhynchoides isolate AG116_Rl617_1_P2 chromosome 2, CSIRO_AGI_Rlap_v1, whole genome shotgun sequence, one genomic interval encodes:
- the LOC139888880 gene encoding uncharacterized protein, translating into MDSITPEEKPIPRKRSARLKKKSDDVLKTPPPNRVRVPYPGRLKNDPEKLDTFNLDDKFLHTMSKLPNRSRYIRRFLSTKERMPVEDKISADLGASINLMPYSLFKRLELGDLSATKITIQLANHTIIYPKGKVENILVKVNIFLYPTDFIVMDIKEDLNNPIVLGRSFMNMARTVIDVQSNYGLTITWRERYLPN; encoded by the exons atggATTCAATCACCCCAGAGGAGAAACCTATACCCAGAAAAAGGTCAGCCAGACTAAAGAAGAAGTCTGATGACGTACTGAAGACACCTCCACCGAATCgtgttcgtgtaccctatcctggaagactCAAGAATGATCCGGAGAAGCTTGATACCTTCAATCTTGACGATAAATTCTTGCATACCATGTCCAAATTACCTAACCGGAGTAGATATATACGAAggtttctctctacaaaggaacgaATGCCAGTTGAAGATAAAATTTCCG CTGATTTAGGAGCGAGCATTAACCTCATGCCCTATTCTCTCTTTAAGAGATTAGAGCTGGGAGACTTATCAGCAACCAAAATAACTATCCAGCTTGCCAACCACACTATCATATATCCTAAAGGCAAAGTTGAAAACATATTGGTGAAAGTCAATATATTCTTGTATCCTACAGATTTCATAGTtatggatatcaaggaagacctcAATAACCCTATCGTCTTAGGACGATCGTTCATGAAcatggctaggactgtcattgatgtacaATCAAATTATGGTCTTACGATCACATGGAGAGAGCGTTACTTACCGAATTGA